Proteins found in one Hevea brasiliensis isolate MT/VB/25A 57/8 chromosome 18, ASM3005281v1, whole genome shotgun sequence genomic segment:
- the LOC110638195 gene encoding glucan endo-1,3-beta-D-glucosidase-like isoform X1, giving the protein MEKLTVSLSILILYTLLMLVVIINSGGIVNPVNGQEQEKTWCVAKPSSSDAELTANINFACDNLKDCRLIQPNGACYNPNTNINHASVVMNLYYQSNGRNSWNCDFKDSGLISKNDPSYGDCHYP; this is encoded by the exons ATGGAAAAATTAACTGTGTCTCTTTCCATCCTCATCCTCTATACTCTGCTTATGCTTGTGGTGATCATCAACTCAG GAGGGATTGTGAATCCGGTTAATGGACAG GAACAGGAAAAAACCTGGTGTGTTGCGAAACCATCATCAAGTGATGCAGAATTGACAGCAAATATAAACTTTGCATGTGATAATTTGAAGGACTGCAGGCTAATTCAGCCAAATGGTGCCTGCTATAATCCAAATACTAATATTAACCATGCCTCAGTGGTCATGAACCTTTACTACCAGTCCAATGGCAGAAACTCATGGAACTGTGACTTCAAGGACTCTGGTCTTATCTCTAAGAATGATCCAA GCTACGGTGACTGCCACTATCCTTAA
- the LOC110638195 gene encoding glucan endo-1,3-beta-D-glucosidase-like isoform X2 produces the protein MEKLTVSLSILILYTLLMLVVIINSGGIVNPVNGQEKTWCVAKPSSSDAELTANINFACDNLKDCRLIQPNGACYNPNTNINHASVVMNLYYQSNGRNSWNCDFKDSGLISKNDPSYGDCHYP, from the exons ATGGAAAAATTAACTGTGTCTCTTTCCATCCTCATCCTCTATACTCTGCTTATGCTTGTGGTGATCATCAACTCAG GAGGGATTGTGAATCCGGTTAATGGACAG GAAAAAACCTGGTGTGTTGCGAAACCATCATCAAGTGATGCAGAATTGACAGCAAATATAAACTTTGCATGTGATAATTTGAAGGACTGCAGGCTAATTCAGCCAAATGGTGCCTGCTATAATCCAAATACTAATATTAACCATGCCTCAGTGGTCATGAACCTTTACTACCAGTCCAATGGCAGAAACTCATGGAACTGTGACTTCAAGGACTCTGGTCTTATCTCTAAGAATGATCCAA GCTACGGTGACTGCCACTATCCTTAA